ATTCGGCGGTCTTGACGTTCTTGCCGAAGAACAGCCGCTCTATCGACACGAAATCCGGCCTGCAAGCGTCTATCTGTTCCTGAAGCCGGCCGTAAATCAGCAGCAGCCTTTCCGTGAAGCTCAGCACCGGCTTCGTCTCTATGCACCCGTAGTTCAGTGCCCTAAGCCCGTTCCCGGACTGCTCGACTGCTCCATAGCCCAGCCTTGCGAGCCCGGGATCAATGCCCAGACAGACAACGCTATTCTTCAAGCTGTGAGGCTACCTCGTCAGGTATCTCGAAGTTGGAATACACGTTCTGAACGTCGTCGTGTTCCTCGAGGGCATCAACAAGCCTCATGACCTTTTTCGCCGCCTCAACATCAGCAACCTCAACAGGAGTCTTCGCGATCATCGAGACTTCTGCGCTCTCGACGACATACTTTGCCGCCTCAAGAGCTTTCTGAAGCGCGTCGAGGTCTGACGGTTCGCAGTACAGCGTGAAGCCCTCGTCGCTCTCCTCCATGTCGGACATTCCCGCATCGAGCCCGACGGTCATTAACGCGTCCTCGTCGAGGCCTTCGCCCTTGACCTCGATTACGCCTTTGCGGTCAAACATCCACGCCACAGAACCTTCACTGCCCATCTGCCCGCCGTTGCGTGCGAGGAGTGCGCGTATCTCGGGGGTAGTTCTGTTGCGGTTGTCGGTCATGACGTTTACGAGTACGGCGATGCCTGCAGGCCCGATGACTTCATACGTAAGTTCGTCGTAGGAGATGTCTCCGAGCTCGCCCGTTCCGCGCTTTATGGCACGGGTGATGTTGTCGTTGGGAACACTGACGGCTTTTGCGCGCTCAATGGCTGTCTTGAGGCGCATATTCATTGCGGGGTCTCCGCCGCCGTCTTTTGCTGCGATGATGATGGCGCGTACGAGCTTCTGAAAGAGGTTGCCCCTCTTTGCGTCCTGTGCTGCCTTGCGGTGCTTAATGTTTGCCCACTTTGAATGTCCTGACATGGATTGTTTACCTCCTGAAGATTGGAATCGGCTTGCGTTTGTGTTCGCTTCGTCTGCGCATTACGTCTATACGTTCTTTAGCTTTGGGGTCATCGATTCTGCCTGATGCAAGATACTCATCAAGAACATCATACGTGAAGCCCATATCGCCCTCATCGGTCTGTCCGTCGTAGAGGCCTGCGCTGGGAGCTTTGGTGATGATTCGGCCGGGAACTCCGAGCTCGCGTGCCATTGCTCTTATCTCGCGCTTGAGGAAGCCCGCGAGAGGCATAAGGTCAACGCCGCTGTCCCCGTACTTGGTGAAGTAGCCGGTCTCGTACTCTGATCTGTTGCTTGTCCCGCACACGAGGAAGTTCCTGCTTTGCGCGAAGGTGTAGAGCGTAACCATGCGGAGACGAGCCTTGAGGTTGGACGTGGTGAGGGAGGACAAGTTTCCGCCCGCGAGAGCGCACATTGCGTCGAACACTCCTGACAGGTCAGCGCGCTCAAACTTCACATCAACGGCTTCAGCGAGAAGACGCGCGTCCTCTTCATCGTCGGGGATGCTGTGGCAGGGCATGATTACGCCGAGCACTCCTTCACGCCCGAGAGCTTCGCGGCCAAGTGCGGCCAGTACAGACGAATCAATACCGCCGGAGAGCCCGAGAACGATTCCATTTGCTCCTGCAGAAGCAACCTCATCACGCAGCCATTGTTCGCACTGAATGATTGTATTACGCAAGTTGTGTTTTCCTCTCAATCTGAATATTCAGGTATTATACACTCATTCAAGCAGCCCCGTTAAGATTCTCACGCCCTCCATCGCGTCCTTAGCGTAGTAATCCGCACCGGCATACTTGGCCAGGTCAGGCGTAAGCACTGCCCCTCCTACGATGACCTTCACATCAGGGCATGAAGCCTTGAGCTTCTCTATCGTCTCCTTCATGCTTGCAACCGTCGTGGTCATCAGTGCGCTCAACCCCACAACAGGAACGCTCCTGCTCTCCACAGCCTCGACTATTTTTTCCGGCGGAACGTCCCTGCCCAAGTCGATAACGTCAAAGTTGTAGTTCTCGAAGATAGTGCGTACTATGTTCTTGCCGATGTCGTGAACATCCCCGTACACCGTCGCAAGCACAACCGGCCCCTTCGCCTTGCCCTGAGCTTCTCCCTTCTCCATAGCTTCAGACAGAACGCCGAACGCAGACTTGGCCGCCTCTGCAGACTTTATTAGCTGAGGGAGAAAGACTTTCCCCGATTCGTAATCCTTGCCCACAGAATCAAGTGCAGGGACAATGTTACG
This window of the Synergistaceae bacterium genome carries:
- the ruvC gene encoding crossover junction endodeoxyribonuclease RuvC codes for the protein MKNSVVCLGIDPGLARLGYGAVEQSGNGLRALNYGCIETKPVLSFTERLLLIYGRLQEQIDACRPDFVSIERLFFGKNVKTAEYVYQARGVIMFLIAQKGLEALEPTPTRIKQVVCGDIKADKHTVQAAVRDALSLEEIPRPDDTADALAAAVAGLSLYMKGDD
- a CDS encoding YebC/PmpR family DNA-binding transcriptional regulator, encoding MSGHSKWANIKHRKAAQDAKRGNLFQKLVRAIIIAAKDGGGDPAMNMRLKTAIERAKAVSVPNDNITRAIKRGTGELGDISYDELTYEVIGPAGIAVLVNVMTDNRNRTTPEIRALLARNGGQMGSEGSVAWMFDRKGVIEVKGEGLDEDALMTVGLDAGMSDMEESDEGFTLYCEPSDLDALQKALEAAKYVVESAEVSMIAKTPVEVADVEAAKKVMRLVDALEEHDDVQNVYSNFEIPDEVASQLEE
- the nadE gene encoding NAD(+) synthase, producing the protein MRGKHNLRNTIIQCEQWLRDEVASAGANGIVLGLSGGIDSSVLAALGREALGREGVLGVIMPCHSIPDDEEDARLLAEAVDVKFERADLSGVFDAMCALAGGNLSSLTTSNLKARLRMVTLYTFAQSRNFLVCGTSNRSEYETGYFTKYGDSGVDLMPLAGFLKREIRAMARELGVPGRIITKAPSAGLYDGQTDEGDMGFTYDVLDEYLASGRIDDPKAKERIDVMRRRSEHKRKPIPIFRR